From one Streptomyces sp. CA-210063 genomic stretch:
- a CDS encoding carboxylate--amine ligase codes for MSLLDIRVPAVLLRIDRNPFHHGTLGAVRTLGRAGVEVHVIADSAGSPHTRSRFVTDTHSPPAPGASTAEIAAVLRRVAARIGRRSVLIPMDDASAIAVCRLGAELAYGYLLPDQPVGLAERVADKAELATLCGRVGVPHPVTLVPDSVAQTAAFAWQLGLPLVAKWSRPWRVPGGSGLRSTMVVHSPEEAQALFRRTEEAGSRLLLQAYLPPGPDRDWFFHGYVDRAGVVRGGGPGRKQRAWPRGAGLTTVGCWTPNPEVQALAERLVGALGFRGVFDLDFRRDGTTHAYHLLDFNPRPGAQFRLFTDTAGVDVVRALHLDLTRRPIPDGDPLPGRDFVVENYAPLAALRPRRGREFAWHARDDLAPSFALWALWCRHAARSLSDRRPAPEVRIVRQAGAPASPPSSTSLPSPTSPTPPTD; via the coding sequence GTGTCACTGCTCGACATCCGCGTCCCCGCCGTTCTGCTGCGGATCGACCGGAATCCCTTCCACCACGGAACGCTGGGGGCCGTACGCACCCTGGGCCGAGCCGGTGTGGAGGTGCACGTGATCGCTGATTCCGCCGGCAGCCCCCACACCCGATCGCGTTTCGTGACCGACACGCACTCCCCGCCGGCGCCCGGTGCGTCGACTGCGGAGATCGCCGCCGTCCTGCGCCGGGTGGCCGCCCGGATCGGCCGGCGCTCCGTCCTGATCCCCATGGACGACGCGAGCGCCATCGCGGTGTGCCGCCTGGGTGCGGAACTCGCGTACGGCTATCTGCTCCCCGACCAGCCCGTCGGTCTCGCCGAGCGGGTGGCCGACAAGGCGGAGCTCGCCACCCTGTGCGGACGCGTGGGCGTTCCGCATCCGGTGACCCTGGTCCCGGACAGCGTGGCCCAAACGGCCGCCTTCGCCTGGCAGCTGGGGCTCCCTCTGGTGGCGAAGTGGAGCCGCCCATGGCGGGTACCCGGCGGGTCGGGGTTGCGCAGCACGATGGTGGTGCACTCCCCGGAGGAGGCTCAGGCACTGTTCCGGCGGACGGAAGAGGCGGGCAGCCGGCTGCTGCTCCAGGCGTATCTGCCCCCGGGGCCGGACCGTGACTGGTTCTTCCACGGGTACGTCGACCGGGCCGGCGTGGTACGCGGCGGAGGCCCCGGCCGCAAACAGCGTGCTTGGCCGCGCGGCGCGGGTCTGACCACCGTGGGGTGCTGGACGCCGAACCCCGAGGTACAGGCGCTGGCAGAGCGACTGGTGGGCGCGCTCGGCTTCCGGGGAGTCTTCGACCTCGATTTCCGCAGGGACGGCACGACGCACGCGTACCACCTGCTCGACTTCAACCCGCGTCCCGGCGCCCAGTTCCGGCTCTTCACGGACACGGCCGGAGTGGATGTCGTCCGAGCCCTGCATCTGGATCTGACGCGCCGCCCGATCCCGGACGGAGACCCGCTGCCCGGCCGGGACTTCGTCGTCGAGAACTACGCGCCGCTGGCCGCGCTGCGTCCGCGCCGGGGGCGCGAGTTCGCCTGGCACGCCCGGGACGACCTCGCGCCCAGCTTCGCGCTGTGGGCGCTGTGGTGCCGGCACGCGGCCCGGAGCCTGTCGGACCGGCGCCCCGCTCCCGAAGTGCGGATCGTACGGCAGGCAGGCGCCCCGGCATCCCCACCGTCCTCGACCTCCCTGCCGTCCCCGACGTCCCCGACGCCCCCGACCGACTGA
- a CDS encoding glycoside hydrolase family 26 protein has protein sequence MALQRRRRRSGRSACVAAGVVAWLVLVSGPGYAVGAGPVRVGDPPVPRPTPLTTPGIQTRPVPVPSPPASAAPAAPGAEPDKEFPAFGAYVGYGPLGTARIAQLSDWLGGADLRVAHTYLPGDRWSNIEGRLEFLDVWADWRRARDDRMFVLNVPMMERNEERVSDAEVRGLLRRAAVGEFDHHFRKLAERLVELKLPDTVIVLGWEMNGITYTHRCGPDPENWKRYWNRIVATMRTVPGQKFAFDWTPNRGRDAIPWTRCYPGDGTVDIIGMDSYDQPRGRSFDEQVTEPYGLQAHVDFAKAHGKPISYAEWGLFHNGDNPEYMRGMLAWMDKHKPLYNTLTDYCPHGVWQCKANPKASEVYRSVLSGRTDPVPTTPRPTPTIPGLWPHCWPLDLGEWVEYWLGGKLCLRFAWWSRDR, from the coding sequence ATGGCCCTACAGCGGCGGCGACGCCGGAGCGGACGGTCGGCGTGCGTCGCGGCTGGTGTCGTTGCATGGCTCGTCCTCGTCTCGGGACCCGGGTACGCCGTCGGCGCCGGGCCGGTGCGGGTCGGCGACCCTCCGGTACCCAGGCCGACCCCGCTGACGACCCCGGGAATTCAGACAAGGCCGGTCCCGGTGCCCTCGCCGCCGGCGTCTGCCGCGCCCGCTGCCCCAGGGGCCGAGCCCGACAAGGAGTTCCCGGCCTTCGGCGCCTACGTCGGCTACGGTCCCCTGGGCACAGCCCGGATCGCCCAGCTCAGCGACTGGCTGGGCGGGGCCGATCTGCGCGTGGCGCACACGTATCTGCCGGGCGACCGGTGGAGCAACATCGAGGGCCGGCTGGAATTCCTCGATGTGTGGGCGGACTGGCGGCGGGCGAGGGACGACCGGATGTTCGTCCTCAACGTGCCCATGATGGAGCGCAATGAGGAGCGTGTCTCCGACGCCGAGGTCCGCGGACTGCTGCGGCGCGCGGCGGTGGGCGAATTCGACCACCACTTCCGCAAGCTGGCCGAGCGGCTGGTCGAGCTGAAGCTGCCGGACACCGTCATCGTGCTCGGCTGGGAAATGAACGGCATCACGTACACCCATCGCTGCGGGCCGGACCCGGAGAACTGGAAGCGGTACTGGAACCGGATCGTCGCCACCATGCGAACGGTGCCGGGCCAGAAGTTCGCGTTCGACTGGACGCCGAACCGTGGCCGGGACGCCATCCCTTGGACCCGGTGCTATCCGGGGGACGGTACGGTCGACATCATCGGCATGGACTCGTACGATCAGCCGCGCGGACGGTCATTCGACGAGCAGGTGACGGAGCCGTATGGGCTCCAGGCGCACGTGGATTTCGCGAAGGCCCATGGCAAGCCCATCTCGTATGCCGAATGGGGGCTGTTCCACAACGGGGACAACCCGGAGTACATGAGGGGCATGCTCGCCTGGATGGACAAGCACAAGCCGCTCTACAACACGCTCACCGACTACTGCCCGCACGGTGTGTGGCAGTGCAAGGCCAACCCGAAGGCGTCCGAGGTCTACCGGTCCGTGCTGTCCGGGCGCACCGACCCCGTGCCGACGACTCCGCGGCCCACGCCCACCATCCCGGGGCTCTGGCCCCACTGCTGGCCGCTGGACCTGGGGGAGTGGGTCGAGTACTGGCTCGGTGGGAAGCTCTGCCTGCGCTTCGCCTGGTGGTCGCGCGACCGGTGA
- a CDS encoding lipopolysaccharide biosynthesis protein, with protein sequence MTDIADQTDRTTDRAPGNPQEAGPLARVKSLPPWSLLAVGVLLGGGLGGAYGVVTPPAYTATSYVVAVPAKESDPQAALGFAQAYGRVATQLAVLGDAQVWARVPVTTLRNSVRTATSPDAPMVAVSATSTRRDLAADMANAVSRALTRHAKSAEKSTHVELQQFARATKPNEASSASPTVTGLVGASAGGLLGGLLLLVRPRRTADAPLLAAVPGPATSADAHRHL encoded by the coding sequence ATGACCGACATCGCCGACCAGACAGACCGTACGACCGACCGGGCTCCCGGGAACCCACAGGAGGCCGGCCCGCTCGCCCGAGTGAAGTCCTTGCCGCCCTGGTCCCTGCTCGCGGTCGGCGTCCTGCTCGGCGGGGGGCTCGGGGGCGCGTACGGCGTCGTCACGCCTCCGGCCTACACAGCCACGAGCTATGTCGTCGCGGTGCCCGCCAAGGAGTCGGACCCGCAGGCCGCGCTGGGCTTCGCGCAGGCGTACGGGCGGGTGGCCACACAGCTCGCGGTGCTCGGGGACGCGCAGGTGTGGGCCAGAGTGCCGGTCACCACCCTGCGGAACAGCGTACGGACGGCGACCTCCCCGGACGCGCCGATGGTCGCCGTCTCGGCCACCTCCACACGGCGCGACCTCGCCGCCGACATGGCCAACGCCGTGTCGCGCGCCCTCACCCGGCACGCGAAGTCCGCCGAGAAAAGCACACACGTCGAGCTCCAGCAGTTCGCGCGCGCCACCAAGCCCAACGAGGCGTCCTCGGCCTCGCCGACGGTGACGGGCCTGGTGGGCGCAAGTGCGGGTGGACTGCTCGGCGGACTGCTCCTGCTGGTGCGCCCGCGACGCACCGCGGACGCCCCCCTGCTGGCCGCCGTGCCGGGCCCGGCCACCTCCGCCGACGCACACCGGCACCTGTGA
- a CDS encoding glycosyltransferase translates to MKALHIITGLGVGGAEQQLRLLLRHLPLHCEVVTLTNPGPVADGLTADGVRVTHLGMSGNRDLTALPRLVRLIRAGGYDLVHTHLYRACVYGRTAARLAGVRAVVATEHSLGESQMEGHRLSAGVRALYLASERLGRATVAVSPTVAERLRLWGVPGPRIEVVPNGIDLARFRFDPDLRERTRRRLGLPEGAYVVGGVGRLAAGKRFDVLVRALAQLPADCWLLLVGGGPEENVLRRAAQQVGVADRVLLTGERAAGGRPGADLPSLLTAMDVLASPSTEEAFGLAVVEAMAAGLPVLYVSCPAIEDLPQDRADGARRVQGSADSFVHALLDARAEGPRSRAVPAAAHHYCITRSAAQLMDVYAAVSSTPSGSLSLGVSSV, encoded by the coding sequence GTGAAGGCACTGCACATCATCACCGGCCTCGGGGTCGGCGGCGCGGAGCAGCAACTCCGGCTGCTGCTGCGGCACCTGCCGCTCCACTGCGAGGTCGTGACGCTCACCAACCCGGGCCCGGTCGCCGACGGCCTCACGGCCGACGGCGTACGCGTCACCCACCTCGGCATGTCCGGCAATCGCGACCTCACGGCCCTCCCCCGCCTGGTGCGGCTGATCCGTGCGGGCGGCTACGACCTCGTACACACGCATCTGTACCGGGCGTGCGTGTACGGCCGGACCGCCGCGCGCCTGGCCGGTGTGCGGGCCGTCGTGGCCACCGAACACTCCCTGGGCGAATCGCAGATGGAGGGGCACCGGCTCTCCGCCGGGGTCCGCGCGCTGTACCTCGCCAGCGAACGCCTGGGCCGCGCCACGGTCGCCGTCTCCCCCACGGTCGCCGAACGGCTGCGACTGTGGGGCGTGCCGGGACCGCGCATCGAGGTGGTGCCGAACGGCATCGATCTCGCCCGCTTCCGCTTCGACCCGGACTTGCGCGAACGCACCCGCAGGCGGCTCGGGCTGCCGGAGGGCGCGTACGTCGTGGGCGGCGTCGGACGGCTCGCGGCGGGCAAGCGGTTCGACGTCCTCGTCCGGGCGCTCGCCCAGCTCCCCGCGGATTGCTGGTTGTTGCTGGTCGGTGGCGGCCCGGAGGAGAACGTCCTGCGGCGGGCCGCCCAACAGGTGGGGGTCGCCGACCGGGTGCTGCTCACCGGCGAGCGGGCCGCGGGCGGCCGCCCGGGCGCCGATCTGCCGTCGCTGCTGACCGCCATGGACGTCCTCGCCTCGCCCAGCACCGAGGAGGCCTTCGGACTGGCGGTCGTGGAGGCCATGGCGGCCGGGTTGCCTGTGCTCTACGTCTCCTGCCCCGCGATCGAGGACCTGCCGCAGGACAGGGCCGACGGCGCCCGGCGCGTACAGGGGAGCGCGGACTCATTCGTACACGCTCTCCTCGACGCCCGTGCCGAGGGGCCACGGTCCCGGGCCGTTCCCGCCGCCGCCCACCACTACTGCATCACTCGCAGCGCCGCCCAGCTCATGGACGTGTACGCGGCCGTCTCCAGCACGCCTTCCGGAAGCCTGTCTTTGGGAGTGAGTTCCGTATGA
- a CDS encoding polysaccharide deacetylase family protein: MYHSVGDCTDDPYRVTVSPDRLGRHLAWLRRRGLRGVSVADLLAARARGEGRKLVGLTFDDGYADFLDGALPLLRDHDCGATVFVLPGQLDGENHWDPLGPRKRLLGKRGILLAAATRGIEIGSHGLAHIDLTKVDDETLRAEVAGSRALLSELIGAPVQGFCYPYGTVDQRAVDAVRDAGYAYACAIDPGPQYGPYALPRVHMGEQDTAVRLYLKHRLHRMRRRPVEGA; this comes from the coding sequence ATGTACCACTCCGTCGGCGACTGCACCGACGACCCGTACCGCGTCACCGTCTCCCCCGACCGCCTCGGCCGGCATCTGGCCTGGCTGCGCCGCAGGGGGCTGCGCGGGGTGAGCGTGGCCGACCTGCTCGCCGCCCGGGCACGGGGCGAAGGGCGGAAACTGGTGGGGCTCACCTTCGACGACGGGTACGCGGACTTCCTCGACGGCGCCCTGCCTCTGCTGCGTGACCACGACTGCGGGGCCACCGTCTTCGTCCTTCCCGGACAGTTGGACGGCGAGAACCACTGGGATCCGCTCGGCCCGCGCAAGCGCCTGCTGGGCAAGCGGGGCATCCTGCTGGCCGCCGCCACGCGGGGCATCGAGATCGGTTCGCACGGGCTCGCCCACATCGACCTCACCAAGGTGGACGACGAGACGCTGCGCGCCGAGGTCGCCGGGAGCAGAGCGCTGCTCTCGGAGTTGATCGGCGCTCCGGTACAGGGCTTCTGCTACCCGTACGGCACCGTCGACCAGCGAGCCGTCGACGCCGTACGGGACGCCGGGTACGCGTATGCCTGTGCCATCGACCCCGGCCCGCAGTACGGCCCGTACGCCCTCCCCCGCGTCCACATGGGCGAGCAGGACACCGCCGTGCGTCTCTACCTCAAGCACCGGCTGCACCGCATGCGCCGCCGCCCCGTCGAGGGGGCCTGA
- the murJ gene encoding murein biosynthesis integral membrane protein MurJ, with amino-acid sequence MTMTPPRTTDGTPAVPGPSPAPAARAADRPTDVAPPTSRFLAKATLVTAALTAVGSLLGLGRDQALSYLFGAGPETDAFLVAWTVPEFAATLLIEDGLAIVLVPMISVAVARRAQGAPGDPVRSLVATTLPRLSLAFMAAAATLIAGAPYLVKVLAPGLPDPGLAVDCTRLTATCVFTFGLAGYCSAALRAHHRFMAPAAIYVAYNTGIIAAMFVLGGRWGVRAAAIGVAVGGGLMIMSQLPSLLQVLRRKSATVIEAAEPERPMDLALVSTVLLFGLCRQSQVLIERFLGSTLPAGAISHLNYAQKVAQIPMTFSLMLCTVTFPVVAQALAAGDAERARSRVEKDLALVSCIVLFGAAVIVACAPQIIELLFQRGAFTGHDTAATASVMRVYALGLLGHAMVGALVRSYFSTRRPSWYPLAAMATGILVTSCIGAFTAGSWGVLGIAAANATGITVTALLLLYGVGGRGVPIRVRQVVAEMSRPVCAAVVAAALGLFCASRVDTPVIGLAVGSAVVSVVFVALARALGAAGFTPALHSVTRRLPYVRNR; translated from the coding sequence ATGACGATGACGCCTCCTCGGACGACCGACGGAACCCCCGCGGTGCCCGGGCCCTCGCCCGCGCCCGCCGCCCGAGCCGCTGACAGACCCACTGACGTCGCCCCGCCGACCAGCCGGTTCCTCGCCAAGGCAACCCTCGTCACAGCCGCGCTCACGGCCGTCGGGTCGCTGCTGGGCCTCGGCCGCGACCAAGCGCTGTCGTACCTGTTCGGGGCCGGCCCCGAGACGGACGCCTTCCTGGTCGCCTGGACCGTGCCGGAGTTCGCGGCGACGCTGCTCATCGAGGACGGGCTGGCCATCGTGCTGGTGCCGATGATCAGTGTGGCCGTGGCCCGCCGCGCGCAGGGCGCCCCCGGCGACCCGGTCCGCTCGCTGGTCGCCACCACGCTGCCCCGGCTGTCGCTGGCCTTCATGGCGGCGGCCGCGACTCTGATCGCCGGGGCGCCCTACCTCGTGAAGGTGCTCGCGCCCGGGCTGCCCGATCCGGGGCTCGCGGTGGACTGCACCAGGCTGACGGCGACCTGTGTGTTCACCTTCGGGCTCGCCGGGTACTGCAGCGCGGCGCTGCGGGCCCACCACCGGTTCATGGCGCCCGCGGCGATCTACGTGGCGTACAACACCGGGATCATCGCGGCGATGTTCGTCCTCGGCGGGCGCTGGGGGGTGCGCGCGGCGGCGATCGGGGTCGCGGTGGGCGGCGGACTGATGATCATGTCCCAACTGCCTTCTCTCCTCCAGGTGTTGAGACGCAAGTCGGCCACGGTCATCGAGGCGGCGGAGCCGGAGCGTCCGATGGATCTCGCTCTCGTCAGCACCGTCCTCCTCTTCGGACTGTGCCGTCAGTCCCAGGTACTCATCGAGCGTTTCCTCGGCTCCACGCTCCCGGCCGGGGCCATTTCGCACCTCAACTACGCGCAGAAGGTGGCCCAGATCCCGATGACGTTCTCGCTGATGCTGTGCACCGTCACCTTCCCGGTGGTGGCGCAAGCGCTGGCCGCGGGCGACGCCGAGCGGGCCCGCAGCCGGGTGGAGAAGGATCTGGCGCTGGTCTCCTGCATCGTGCTGTTCGGCGCGGCGGTGATCGTCGCCTGCGCGCCGCAGATCATCGAACTCCTCTTCCAACGCGGCGCGTTCACCGGCCACGACACCGCCGCCACGGCCAGCGTGATGCGTGTGTACGCCCTCGGGCTGCTGGGCCACGCGATGGTGGGCGCGCTGGTCCGTTCGTACTTCTCGACCCGGCGCCCCAGCTGGTACCCGCTCGCCGCCATGGCCACCGGGATCTTGGTGACCTCCTGCATCGGCGCGTTCACCGCCGGCAGTTGGGGCGTGCTCGGGATCGCCGCCGCCAACGCCACCGGGATCACCGTCACGGCCCTGCTCCTGCTGTACGGGGTCGGCGGGCGCGGGGTGCCGATCCGCGTCCGGCAGGTGGTGGCCGAGATGAGCCGGCCGGTGTGTGCGGCCGTGGTCGCCGCCGCACTCGGACTGTTCTGCGCGAGCCGCGTGGACACACCCGTGATCGGGCTCGCCGTGGGGTCCGCGGTGGTGTCCGTCGTCTTCGTCGCGCTGGCACGGGCCCTGGGGGCCGCCGGCTTCACACCCGCACTCCACTCCGTCACACGAAGGCTCCCGTATGTCCGTAACCGCTGA
- a CDS encoding O-antigen ligase family protein — translation MMAMLALPVLPEGKDGATAADAVSGLLVLWCGIRLLRERRRPLSRTAAVVLGLPVVGLALAAAGAASPGIGVSGLARYLQIFVLVPAAVLLSMRGRADFRVVAWAFVGLALWQGAVGVHQYATGTGASYAGEDIRAVGTFGPTDVMGMATVVSLGMVCAVGLALRPHAAGQRAASGLCAVVLVLPLAVSFSRGAWIATAVACGLQVVLAGLRRAVTVFAAVAAVGVVLVGGLGIGSAMFQQRISSITQVTDSPDRSVTDRYTMWAAAVDMWHEQPLTGVGLKGFPEFRDGHASLALSSGSDIGGVGTTYHKQPLLSPHNMYLLVLSEQGLVGLLTLAGSWLALLVCAVRGLVRVRREPGGPVRGPGELVPGPGGLAPGSRGLDCGLVACGVLVWVLVDFVYADIGGPSTVLTAVAFGLVAWWALADITSSSRASAEERAGTAVPEGGGAR, via the coding sequence ATGATGGCCATGCTCGCGCTGCCCGTCCTCCCCGAGGGCAAGGACGGGGCGACCGCGGCCGACGCCGTCTCCGGGCTGCTCGTGCTGTGGTGCGGGATCCGCCTGCTACGGGAACGGCGGCGCCCGCTGTCCCGGACGGCTGCCGTGGTGCTGGGGCTGCCCGTCGTGGGACTCGCCCTGGCGGCGGCCGGGGCGGCCTCGCCGGGGATCGGGGTCTCCGGGCTCGCCCGGTATCTGCAGATCTTCGTGCTCGTGCCGGCGGCGGTACTGCTGAGCATGCGGGGCCGGGCGGACTTCCGGGTGGTGGCCTGGGCGTTCGTCGGGCTGGCGCTGTGGCAGGGGGCCGTGGGCGTGCACCAGTACGCCACCGGTACCGGGGCCTCGTACGCGGGTGAGGACATCCGGGCTGTGGGGACCTTCGGGCCGACGGACGTCATGGGGATGGCGACGGTCGTGTCGTTGGGGATGGTATGCGCGGTGGGGCTGGCGCTGCGGCCGCACGCCGCCGGGCAGCGGGCGGCGTCCGGGCTCTGCGCGGTGGTACTCGTGCTGCCGCTCGCGGTGTCGTTCAGCCGGGGCGCGTGGATCGCCACGGCGGTGGCGTGCGGGCTCCAGGTGGTACTGGCAGGGCTGCGGCGGGCGGTCACGGTGTTCGCGGCGGTGGCCGCCGTGGGCGTGGTCCTCGTGGGCGGGCTCGGCATCGGCTCCGCGATGTTCCAGCAGCGGATCAGTAGCATCACCCAGGTCACGGACAGCCCCGACCGGTCGGTCACCGACCGGTACACGATGTGGGCGGCGGCCGTCGACATGTGGCACGAACAGCCGCTGACCGGCGTGGGGTTGAAGGGCTTCCCCGAGTTCCGGGACGGGCACGCCTCGCTGGCGCTGTCGTCCGGGAGCGACATCGGGGGCGTCGGCACCACGTACCACAAGCAGCCCCTGCTGTCGCCGCACAACATGTACCTCCTCGTACTGAGCGAGCAGGGGCTCGTCGGACTGCTGACCCTGGCGGGGAGCTGGCTGGCGCTCCTGGTGTGCGCGGTGCGGGGGCTCGTGCGGGTACGGCGTGAGCCGGGAGGGCCCGTCCGTGGACCTGGTGAGCTCGTCCCTGGACCTGGCGGGCTCGCGCCCGGCTCCCGTGGGCTCGATTGCGGGCTCGTCGCGTGCGGGGTTCTCGTGTGGGTGCTGGTCGACTTCGTGTACGCCGACATCGGCGGGCCCTCGACCGTGCTGACCGCCGTGGCCTTCGGGCTGGTGGCGTGGTGGGCGCTGGCGGACATCACTTCCTCCTCCCGCGCGTCCGCCGAGGAACGGGCCGGGACCGCCGTACCGGAGGGGGGCGGAGCGCGATGA
- a CDS encoding exopolysaccharide biosynthesis polyprenyl glycosylphosphotransferase produces the protein MTAESTVPSPGGQAQGHGSSSVSSVSVITPRGADDGSGFPAARPAIRRHSSALALLAVDAGAALLVAQALTDARTPGHPLLVAGLLLAVVCLNARARLYRPPAVPAVLDELPAICARIVVCWCVLAAAVAAYSPDHSLSVDALALGCVLQSAASCAGRGTVHWQRRRALVRRPGAALVVGPAATAQRVAAAFLRRPGCGLRPVGVVADQAAGGEGLPVLATDEEVRRALVQNGVQTVLVVGSRTERGPLLRALAEAGCVLWQVDAESPSYDRSSERLAGFPCRRLELTPRYEGVGKRALDIVVSGTLLLLVSPLLLTTAVVLRLSDGPGVVFRQERIGRGGRPFTLLKFRTHRPADAHEAATRWSVANEQEMRWFCRFLRRTSLDELLQLWNVLRGDMSLVGPRPERPYFVGKFSQTYPGYTDRHRMRTGITGLAQIHGLRGDTSIEDRARFDNAYIDDWSLWQDVCVLLRTAAALVRPTGS, from the coding sequence GTGACTGCGGAAAGCACCGTTCCCTCCCCTGGCGGACAGGCACAGGGGCACGGATCTTCAAGCGTCTCAAGCGTCTCGGTCATCACGCCACGCGGGGCCGACGACGGCTCCGGATTCCCGGCCGCGCGGCCCGCCATACGGCGGCACTCCTCGGCGCTCGCGCTGCTCGCGGTGGACGCGGGCGCGGCACTCCTCGTCGCGCAGGCGCTCACCGACGCCCGGACACCAGGGCATCCGCTGCTGGTCGCCGGATTGCTGCTGGCCGTCGTGTGCCTGAACGCGCGGGCACGGCTGTACCGGCCGCCCGCTGTGCCTGCCGTACTGGACGAACTGCCCGCGATCTGTGCGCGGATCGTCGTCTGCTGGTGCGTGCTCGCGGCGGCGGTGGCGGCCTACTCCCCGGACCACTCCCTGTCCGTCGACGCCCTGGCCCTCGGCTGTGTCCTGCAGTCGGCGGCGAGCTGCGCGGGCCGGGGCACGGTGCACTGGCAGCGCCGCCGGGCGCTCGTCCGCAGGCCCGGTGCGGCCCTGGTGGTCGGTCCCGCGGCGACCGCGCAGCGCGTGGCCGCCGCGTTCCTTCGGCGCCCGGGGTGCGGACTGCGGCCCGTGGGCGTCGTCGCGGACCAGGCAGCCGGGGGCGAAGGCCTGCCGGTGCTGGCCACGGACGAGGAGGTGCGGCGGGCGCTCGTCCAGAACGGCGTCCAGACCGTCCTCGTCGTGGGCTCCCGCACCGAACGCGGACCGCTGCTGCGGGCATTGGCCGAGGCGGGCTGCGTGCTGTGGCAGGTGGACGCGGAGTCGCCGTCATACGACCGAAGCAGTGAGCGTCTCGCCGGATTCCCGTGCCGTCGACTGGAATTGACACCGCGTTACGAAGGTGTCGGCAAGAGGGCGCTGGACATCGTCGTCTCCGGGACCCTACTGCTCCTGGTCAGCCCGCTGCTGCTGACCACCGCCGTCGTTCTGCGGCTGAGCGACGGACCCGGGGTGGTGTTCCGGCAGGAGCGGATCGGCAGGGGCGGGCGGCCGTTCACGCTGCTGAAGTTCCGTACGCACCGCCCGGCCGACGCGCACGAGGCCGCGACCCGGTGGAGCGTGGCGAACGAGCAGGAGATGCGCTGGTTCTGCCGTTTTCTGCGACGCACCTCACTGGACGAGCTGCTCCAGCTGTGGAACGTGCTGCGCGGCGACATGAGCCTGGTCGGACCTCGCCCCGAACGGCCTTATTTCGTCGGCAAGTTCAGTCAGACGTACCCCGGCTACACAGACCGGCACCGGATGCGGACCGGCATCACCGGCCTCGCCCAGATCCACGGGCTGCGCGGTGACACCTCGATCGAGGACCGCGCCCGCTTCGACAACGCGTACATCGACGACTGGTCGCTGTGGCAGGACGTCTGCGTCCTGCTGCGCACGGCGGCCGCGCTCGTCCGGCCCACGGGGAGCTGA
- a CDS encoding glycosyltransferase gives MHLPPTDPPSRILHITQPVDGGVARVVTDLMRAQLADGLHVTVACPGGGGLTPALRALGANVRHWHATRSPGPTLLHEVRHLRRVLSDVRPDLVHAHSAKAGLAARLAVRGRIPTVFQPHAWSFEAVGGVTASLALKWERWGARWADRVVCVSEAERLTGERAGVRARWRVIANGVDPGRFHPAAPGAVRAEIPLLAGIGADVPLVVCVGRLCRQKGQDILLAAWSTVVRQVPGARLVLVGDGPDTQALRGLAPDEVLFAGAAADAVPWYQAADLVVLPSRWEGMALAPLEAMACGRPVVITDVDGARESLPPGQEPVPPEDPAALARTITGLLRDPVRRESLGHQGRRHVLTSHDVRHTAEAVADVYRELLADGNGARGAGASRGGRAPGSASVGHAPCGEPTEYRKSILT, from the coding sequence ATGCACCTGCCACCCACGGACCCTCCGTCGCGCATCCTGCACATCACCCAGCCCGTGGACGGCGGGGTGGCCCGGGTCGTGACCGACCTGATGCGGGCACAACTCGCCGACGGACTGCACGTCACCGTCGCCTGTCCCGGCGGTGGTGGTCTCACCCCCGCTCTCCGGGCGCTCGGCGCGAACGTACGGCACTGGCACGCGACACGCTCGCCGGGGCCCACTCTCCTCCATGAGGTCCGACACCTCCGGCGCGTCCTCTCCGACGTGCGGCCCGACCTGGTCCACGCGCACAGCGCCAAGGCCGGGCTGGCCGCGCGGCTCGCCGTACGCGGGCGGATTCCGACCGTGTTCCAGCCGCACGCCTGGTCGTTCGAGGCGGTCGGCGGGGTCACCGCCTCGCTCGCCCTGAAATGGGAGCGGTGGGGCGCGCGTTGGGCCGACCGCGTGGTCTGCGTGAGCGAGGCCGAGCGGCTCACCGGGGAGCGTGCCGGGGTGCGGGCCCGGTGGCGGGTGATCGCCAACGGCGTCGATCCGGGGCGCTTCCATCCCGCGGCCCCCGGTGCCGTACGGGCCGAAATTCCGCTGCTCGCCGGTATCGGTGCCGACGTTCCGCTGGTCGTGTGTGTGGGGCGGCTGTGCCGGCAGAAGGGGCAGGACATCCTGCTGGCGGCGTGGAGCACGGTCGTCAGGCAGGTGCCGGGGGCCCGGCTCGTGCTGGTCGGCGACGGGCCGGACACTCAGGCGCTGCGGGGGCTCGCACCCGACGAGGTGCTGTTCGCCGGAGCCGCCGCCGATGCCGTGCCCTGGTACCAGGCCGCCGATCTCGTCGTCCTGCCGTCCCGCTGGGAGGGCATGGCGCTGGCGCCGCTGGAAGCCATGGCGTGCGGCCGGCCGGTCGTGATCACGGACGTGGACGGTGCCCGCGAGAGTCTGCCGCCAGGTCAGGAACCCGTGCCCCCCGAGGATCCCGCAGCGCTCGCCCGCACCATCACCGGGCTGCTGCGCGATCCGGTGCGGCGCGAGTCTCTCGGCCACCAAGGGCGCCGCCACGTCCTGACCAGCCACGACGTGCGGCACACGGCCGAAGCCGTGGCGGACGTGTACCGCGAACTGCTGGCCGACGGAAACGGTGCGAGAGGCGCGGGCGCGTCACGCGGCGGTCGCGCGCCGGGCTCCGCATCCGTCGGGCACGCCCCGTGCGGGGAACCCACCGAGTACAGGAAGTCCATCCTCACGTGA